ATCTGGTATCCAGATACGTTTTTGTCTTTCTTCCATGTAACTGTTAATTTTTTCTTTCCTGCTTTTACTTTTGCTGTCTGTTTCTTAACTGTTACTTTTTTGACTGGTTTTACAGCTGGTTTTGTCGCTGTTGTTGTAGCTGCAGGCTTTGTTGCTGTTGTTGTAGCATCTGATGGCTTTGTTGCTGTTGTATCAAACTTATATGGTACATATGTATCATCAATATCATATTTCACTACACCATTTTCTGTATAATATGTTACTGCATCAATTGTTTTTCCCATCATAGATTTATAATGTTCTCCAGAAATTGGGCAACCATGAGACTGTGTTGTAAATCCTGTTCCCCATGCAAATTCTGTCCCTTTCCAGATATTTTCTACATGTCTTAATCCATATTGTGTTCCATCAGTTGTTGTGATCACTGCTGCAAGAACTTTCGTATTCCCACTGATCTGATCACTATCCGCAACCTTATCAAAGTTTAAATTTAATTGATAATCTCCATACTTAGATGATGTCTTAAACTTCTCAATCGCTGCACCTTCTACTGTTTTTTCAGTTGCTGTAGTCTTGCCAAAAGAATAAGATCCATCTTCATTTACAGTTAATTCTTTATAGTACGCTGGTGCTGTTGTACCTAATTCATAATATGAATAATCTGCACTTTCAAATAAAGCATCTTTGCCTTTATATTCTGTTGTTGTTTCTTTTCCTTTCATATTTACTGTAATTGAAACTTTAGAAGCGTCTGTAATTTTTGTTAATTTAGATAGATCTGTTCCTGCTTTGATCTTTACAGGATAAGTGATTCCTGAAATATGCTCTCCAGTATTGTCTGCATGATAAGATCCATTGGCTAATGTACTTTTTGTTTTTGTCTTTGTTGCTGAAGTTGTCGCATCTACTTTTACATCATTTTTATTTAATTCTGCCTTATAAAAATCAGCATATGGGATATTCATCAACACATATATATCTTGTTCCTTATTCGTTTCATCTGCCTTAACAACAGATATACCATTATTAAATACTGCTGGCACACTTACAGGTCCTGCCAACATTGCAGCAGCCATAGCTACTGTTAAACCTTTTTTCCACATTCCTTTTCTCATGTGAACCTCCTTCAAGTTATAATAGTTAATAGCTTCATACAAAAATATAAGTACTGAAATATCTTTGTATATTTATCTTGATTTTTGCATATTCCGAATCTAATTGAGAATTTTTCGCATTTAGTTAGTTTTAGCTAACTGTCATTTTTTAAGAAAGGTGCCTTTATAAGTGATCAGACACCTTGCTATTTCGTCAATTATCTTACAAACTTTGTGCAAAAATACAGACTCCAATAAATAATACAAGCTTCAGGAGAATGATAACGATTTCGTTACCTTTTAATTTCTTACCTGAACCCAAATGGATGTTTTGTTTTGGGCACACATCCACACATTGCATACAGTAGATACATTCCCCGCCATTCTTCTGGTCCCTTTTGATCTGATAATCTACAGGGCACTTAATCTCACATGCACGGCACTTTGGAATGCAGTTGCTTCGGTCTCTGTCGAGTACGGAAAACGGCAATGTCGGTAACCATGCAAAGATTGCTCCCATTGGACATAGATATTGGCAGAAAAATCTTTCTTTAAGGCACATACCTACCAGTATAAGTACAAAGATGACCCATCCGGCTAAATAACTGGCGTCTGGAATCTTACCTGTGTACAACATGGAAAATACTTCCCAAGGACTGGTTCCATGGAACTTTTTTGTAAATCCTAATGCATAAATCAGCATTAAGACTAATAACACTATATATTTCATTTTCTGAAGTTTCCGTCCTGTTTCTTCTGATACCCACGGAAGCTTCTTTTTTACTTTTTTCTGAATCCATTGGGATAGGGCATACATTCCATCTCCCAAGGTTCCAAATGCACAAGCATAGCCACAGAAGAATCTGCCAAACAAAATAGTGAATCCGCATAATGCGATCAGCATTACAAGAAATGCATTATGTTCGATCGGCTTGCCTGCCCTGATCTGTTCGATCACATACCTCACACCAGAAAATGCTGATGTATATAACGCCGGCATCCATAGGAAAAAGATGATCTGGATGATCTGCCGGGCGAGACGTCTTATATCTCTCTTTTGTCTAAGGTTCATTATGACGCCTCCTTCAAAGCATTTCGTACCGCTGCAATAATACCTTTTGAACTGTATGTCGCTCCACTTGCTACATCAACATCGGCTGTCTGCTTTTGTTTCATTGTATCTATGATTTTTTTTGCATTATTAAAATATGCACTGTCTTCATTTTTCGCTTCTTTAATCTGAATGTCATCGATAGAACCATTTTTTATGGTTACACTCACAACAATCTGACCACCGAATCCCTGGCCGCTGCCTTCATAGGTTCCGTCTTTCCATGAACCCAAACCACTGTTCTCAGCTGCGATCTTCGCTTCTTTTTCTGCTCGGATCGTTGCAATATTATGATATGCAAAACATACTCCAACGATCAGCACAAGGTTTAGAAGTTTCATTAAGAAATGCTTATATTGTTTTAATTGTTTCATATCTCTTTCTTGTTCCTCTACCTATTGGTTAATCTTTGAAATTGCGTTCTTATATGCATTGATCAAGGCATTGCTTGAACATGTTGCTCCTGTTACCACGTCATAATTTTTTGAAGTATCCAATCCATTTGCGATCAATTGAGGAACTATCTTTTTTTCCGCATCCTTATACCATGATTGCATGCTTTTATCTGACCATTTTATATTTTGGATTCCTTTTACTTTTCCATCAGATGAAACTACAACTTCTAAAGTAAGATCATATGCGTCAAAATCTCCATCTTCATCTGGCTCACATACTGCACTTCCTGTATACGTTTGATCTGTCGGTGTTGTTGGTACAGTTGTTGTATTATCCTCAGATGAATTATCAGTATTCGTATTATTATCATTTGTACTATTGTTCGTATTATTTGTTTCTACTGTAGTTTCCGTATCTTTTTTCGCCAATGCTTTCTTTAATGCATCTCTGACTGCTTCCATGATACCTTTTGAACTATATGTAGCACCACTAACTGCATCAACTTTATCTGTATTAGCTGATTGTACCGCGATAATACTAAATGGCACTTCAGACCATGCACGTTCAAAATATGCTGCATCATCTTTCTCATTTTTCACAAGTTTGATCTCTACGATCTTGCTCTTCTTGATACGAACACTGACAGTGATCTTTCCTCTGAATCCTGTTCCAGTTCCTTCGTAAACACCATCTTTGTATGTTCCTGATACTTTCTCTGTTGTATCTTTCTTCGTTGTGTCCTTTGTTGTAGATGTAGAACTACTGTCACTAGATGATTTATTAACGGCCGCTTTGCTTAACGCATTACGCACGGCTTTGATAATACCATTGGAACTAAATGTAGCCCCACTGACAGCATCTACATTTGTGCTCTGCTTCTTAACCATCAATGGAAGTAAAATACCTTTTGCACGGTTAAAATACGCTGCATCATCATGATTTTCCAAAATTTTAATTGATTTGATCTTATTCTTTTTGATCGTCACAGAAACTTTTACAGTACCATGATATCCAGCGGCTGTACCAATAAATGTACCATCTTTGTATGTTCCTGATTCATCCGCTGTACCAACACTTCCTGCAGATTTTGCAGAAGATCCGCCTGCTTTTGCAGATGATTTATCTTCTTCCCCTGTTAACGCATTTTTTACTGCCTTAATGATTCCATTTGAACTGTAAGTTGCTCCACTGACAACATCAACTTTTAATGACTGCTTTGCCAGAATATTTTTGATCACACCTGCTGATGCACGATTGAAAAATGCGGCATCATCGGAATTACTTAATACTTTGATTGCTGTGATCTTATGATCTTTTACAGTAACTGAAACCTTTACCAAACCACGATATCCGTTTGCCTGTCCTTCATAAGTTCCATCCTTGATCTTGCTTAGATCAATATCCCCAGCATTTGCTTTCTTTGTTTTCTTTTTCGCTTGTGTCGTTGCAGCTTCTACCTGATTTTCAGAATTATTTTTTGATTTTTCTGACTTTGGTGCCGTATATCCAAAAACACTGTTTCCAACCAGACTGATCACAAAAATCGCAGGCACAAACTGAATCAGATTGACTTTCTTTAACTGATCAATGATCTTCATTTTTGTTTTTCCTTCTCTCTTTCTATCTGTTAACGTTTTATTTTTTTATTACTGTAAAATCACTATCTGAACTAAAATGATCTTTGATTCCCTGTGAAATATATACCTTATTATTTTCATCAACAAGGATCATATTGAATTCTTTGCTGTGTTCCTGCCAGTAAGAAGTAGCTTTATCCTTCCCCATAACAAACAATGTTGTTGACAATGTATCAGATAATGTACCATTTTTACTGATGATCGTTACTGATTTCAGATCTTTTTCGGATGGTTTTCCAGTTGCTGGATCAATGATATGATGATATGTTTTCCCATCTTTCTCAAAGTATCTTTCATATGCTCCAGATGTAATGACTGCTTCATCAGCAGCTTCATATGCACCGATCATACTTTCTGTATCATCTGGTGACTGCACTCCGACTTTCCATCGGCTTCCATCTGTTTTTGTTCCGATTGCCTGTACGTTACCACCAAGACTGATCACACCGCTTTTCACACCATCCTTTTTATAGATTTTTGCAATTCTTTGTGATGTGTATCCTTTAGCAATTCCTCCAAGATCAATCTTCATATTTTTCTCTAATGTCACAACATTTGTTTTCTTATTAATTTTGATTTTCTGACTATTTACGTTTTTCAGAAGTTTCTGAATTTCTCTGTCCGATGGCACACGATATTTCTGTGTCGGAAATCCCCATAATTCCACGATCGGATAGATAGAAATATCAAAAGCATCGTTTGATTCTTTTGATTTTTTCTTTGCAAATTCGATCAATTCTAATGTCTCATCAGATACTTTCATTTTTTTCTTCTGATTCAGCTGATAGATCTCACTGTTTTTATCTACCGCTGACCATAGCTGATCTAATCGCTCAATCTCACTCTTAGCATCATCCACTGCTTTTTGTGCATTCTTTCCATATGCTTTCAGATTCATATAGGTGTCCATGGCAAAAACTTGCACACTTGCCTCCTGTGTACTTACTTCACTACTTGTCTCTGTCTTCTTTGCGTCCTGTTTCTTGGCACATCCAGCAAACGATAATACCCCTAAAACACTGATCGTCGCTATACATATTAACTTTTTTAGTTTCATTTATTTCATCCTTCTAGGTTAGTACTTGCTAACCTATAGTTTATAATTTTTCTGCTTTTGTTTCAAGGATAGTACTTGAGGTTTTTTTTCATTAAGAAAATACTTTGCCATTCTATAGTAGTTTTATATAAAAAAGGTTCAAAAAAGGAACTGTCTTTTCTGACAATTCCTTTTTTGACGTTCTATTCTAACCGTTATTTCTTAATCTCATAGTATCCATTTGTCTTCTTAGTACGCTTGCTTACTTTGACATAATACATTCCTTTTTTCTTTGGAAGCTTTACTGTCTTTTCTAAGTGTTTTGCAGATGTTTTTACTGTCTTAACTGGTTTTTTCTTACCTCTCTCATAGATCGTAAACTTAAATCCACCTTGATCTGCAACTGTTAAAATCTTCAATTTGCTTTGCTTTTTGCTAGATTTTACAGATACTTTATACCAACGGGCTGCTTTTTCATTCATTGTATACATCTCTGTTGCATTTAGATTCTTTGCTTTGGATTTCTTATAGGCAACTTTCTTTTTGGCATAATTTTTTGTCGTATACAACATTGTATTGAGCTGCTCTTTTGGAGCCTTCAATACTAGACGGTAGTTTCCTTTACTAAGTCCATAACCTACTGCAATCTGTGTTTCGTCTTCGTTTGTTGGTTTAAATGACTTTGTTCTTCCGATTGTGATCCATTTTCCTTTTTCATTTTTCTGAACTTTATAGCTTGTATTTCCACCATCTTCTACCATGGATGCAACAACAAAACCTGCAAATCCTCTTTTTGTCATTTTAAATGTGTGATAAGTTTCTTTTTCTTCACCTTTTTGCATATTGAGGTCGTTTTTTGCTAACCCACCACATTCATTTTGTAATACGTAAGCTGTGATCAATCCTTCTTTACAGTTCTTTGGAAACTCTATATAATAAGTTTCTCCTGCATTTACCTGCGCCTTTACATAGGACAGTGGCAATTTCTTGATCATTTTTTTATTGGAATCATATAGAATTGCTTCCTGTTTATTATCCCCAACAACTGCCAGTCCTAAAGCTCCTGATTCTACTGGAGTGAGCTTGATCAGATCTGGATTTTTAAAATAATTCTGATCATAATATTTGATCCCGCCAGTCAGCGCATAATATAAGGCATCTTCAAGAGTTCCAAATTTGTATGCTTTAATTTCTTTTTGATTCCATTCTTCCGGCTCTGTTTTTCTTGCTGTTTTCTTCATTACTGTTTTACTCGGAAAATATGATGTAGCTGCTTTTGATACTAAGCCATCCGCTGCTGATACTTTAACCTGCGGACACAGCATCGCTGCTGATATGACTGCTGCCATAAGAATACGAAATGACCTACTTTTCATTTTTTTCATCCAGTTTCCCTCCTTGTGATTCTTAATATGTATACGTTCCCAAATAATATGCCCCCGTTGTTTTGCTTGTAAGTTTCGTAACTTTCACATAATATGCTCCTTTTTTCTTTGGAAGTTTTACTGTCTTAACTTTATCATTCTTTGTGACTTTTACTGTTTTTAACCGTTTTCCTTTTTGATAAACACAGAATTTAAAACCTCCACCCACAGAATCTTTGGACAATGTAACTGCTTTTCTTTTTTTGGTAGATGAAACAGAAGCCTTATACCAACGCGCTGCTTTTTCTGTGGAAGTATATATACTGTCAATATCTGATTTTAGATTGATCGCTTTTGATTTCTTATAGGCTGCCTTTTTCTTTGATTTGTCCCTTGTATATTCTATATTAATGATCTGATCTTTTGGTGTTTTTAATGCCAGACGATATTTTCCTGCCTCTAATCCATAGAGCAATGCACTGTCATATTTATCTGGTTTTACCGTTGTGCCATATCCGACTTTTTTCCATGTCCCATTTACATTTTTCTCAATGTATACTCCAACTTTTTCATGTTTCTTTCCGATGGATGTAATATCAAATTGTACTTTTGAGCGTTTCGCTACGGAAAATGGATGATAGGTTGTTGTCCCTTTTCCAAGTTCATAATAACTTTTCTGATTCGCCATGGAAGTAAATTCGGTTTTGATCACACCAGTTAAAATGATCACTTTGTCTATCTTCTCTGGCAGTTTTACATAAAATTCATCTCCTGTTTTCACGATACCTACATATTCTTTGTCCCCGCCATCATTTAAATTATTTACTATAATTCTTTTCTTTGACGCATCATATACTGGTATTTTTGTCTCATCGTTACTTACGACACCAACCATAAACAGCCCTGGATCTGCAACTTTAATCTTTACCCAGCGGTCACTGCCTTTATAATTCTTATTATATAAATGCATTCCACCGCTCACCAGATATTTCATCATGTCTACTTCTGAATCAAACTGATATGCAGTCAATTCCTCTTTGTTCCATTCTTCTGGTTCAACATATCTGGCTGTCTTTTTCTGTGTTATCTTGTCTGTATTAATATTTGTCCTTACATTTGCAGATACTGATGGGCTACACATTGCAATGCTTAAACCTGCTGCTATCAGAACTGCTCCCATTTTCTTGATTCCCCTTCTTGCCATAAAAATTCCTCCTTATATTTTGATTTGGATTAATAATACCCTATTTCATACGTTCCATTTGTTTTCTTTGTAAGCTTTGAGATTCTGATATAATATGTTCCTTTTTTCTTTGGCATTTTCGCTATCTTCGCATTTGCATTTCCTGTTACCTTAATTGTTTTAATTGCTTTTTTCTTTCCCTTTTTATAAATTGTAAACTTGTATCCTCCAGAAACCGTGTTCTTTCCAAGATTCAGAATTCTTTTCTTCTTTGTAGATGTAATACTTATTTTATACCATCTTGAAGTTTTCTCTCCTGTTGTATATATATTCGATGTTTGTCCATCCAGTTTGATCTTCTTTGCTTTTGATTTCTTATATGCTACCTTTTTACTTTTAGAACTGCTTGTATATGAGACTGCATTTAACTGTGTTGTCGGTGCTTTGATCGCCAGGCGATATTCACCTTTAGTCAATCCATGAACAAAATCATCATCATAAGATGCTGGCTTGATCTTTACCGTATCATCGATTCTTTTCCATTGTCCGTTTTCTTTCTTTTCGATGTGTGCATAAGTGATCTCACTGTTTCGATCGATCGCTGAAATGTTAAATTCCACCGCAGATCTCTTCTTAATTGAAAATGGATGATATGTGGTACTTCCAGTTCCTGATTCATAATAAGTATCTGATGCTTTCATAGATCCAAATCCATCTTTGATCACACCTGTTGTCACAAATATTTTATCGATTTTTTCTGGCATTTGAAGATAGAAGACCTCACCTGCTTTTGCAAGCCTTCCATATTCCAGGTCTCCATCAGATGTCGTTTGAGCTAAAACTTTCTCCTTCGTTGAATCATAGAGATTTATCTTCTGCGATCTATTTCCATCTGTTTGTGTTGCAATTGTAAAATACCCTGAATCTGCAACCGTAATTTTGACCATATGATCCTTTTCCTGAAATTTATCATTGTATAGATGTGTACCACCTGTCTGAAGATAATCTTCAAATTTATCTGTAGATTCAAACTGATATGCTGTGATTTCTGTATAATTCCATTCTTTTGGAGTCGTATATCTCTCTTGCATTTGCATTCTCTGTCCCGCATAAACTATCATCTTGGGACAACTCATAGATACTCCGATCACTGCTGTCATCATTAATGTTGCTGTTTTCTTTAAAATCTTTCTCATGTCTATCATCTCTCCTACTTGATCATTCTATTACTTCATTATTCGTCACAAATAACCTGATCCATCAAAATATCATGCTCCTCTGTCGGTACCTGATCCATCATTAACTCTTTATAACATACCAGAATCTTTGGAAATGTTACTCCATCTAAAAAACGGTCATAGAATCCTGCTCCATGTCCAAGTCTACGGCCTTCTCTATCTGCACTTACACAAGGTATTACCGCCATATCAATCTTCTCTTTCGATAAGATTGGACACCTTCTGGATGGTTCCATGATTCCATATGCCCCTTCCTCAAAATCATCTAAAGCATGAATCTGTCTCACTTCCATGATTCCTTTCCCAATACACAATGGAACTCCGACATTCTTCCCCTGTTTCAGTGCCGATGCTATCAGCTGCCATGTATCAACTTCATTTTTCATACTTGCATAACAAAAAATAGTTTTTGCCTCTTGAAATTCTTTTAACTCTTTTACCTGTTCAAAAATCGACTGATCTGCTTTTTCTATATAATTTTTGTCTAATTTTTTCATCCATTCTTTTACTTGTTGTCTTGCTTCTTTTTTCGTCATGATGTCCTCCAGTTTTTATAAAATTACGCACAAAAAATGAACCTAATTTCTTAGGTTCATTTTATCATAATTTTCTTTCATTGTATGCTATTTCATTATAATGTTTTATATAATTCCATAATCTTCTCGCCAGTTGCAACATCTTCTGAAAATGCAGTCGCACTTCCTGCTGCTGTCCCCATCTTCAGTGCTTCATTATAATCTCCATTACTTCTTAAATATCCTGTGATAAATCCTGCTACCATGGAATCTCCAGCTCCTACAGAGTTCTTAACTTCTCCTTTTGGACAAGGTGTTACATGAACTTCTCCTTCTTCTGTGATCAGGATTGCTCCATCTCCTGCCATGGAAACTAACACATTTCTTGCGCCTTTTTCCTGAAGTTTCTTTGCATACTCAACAATCTCATCATTTGTCTTTAGCACAACATCAAACATTTCTCCTAATTCATGATTGTTTGGTTTGATCAGGAATGGATGATATTTTAATACGTTTAACAACAAGTCTTTTGTTGCATCTACAACGATTCGGATATCTTTTCCCTGCAGACGTCCCATGATTCTTTCATATACATCTGATGGAAGTGTTGCTGGAATACTTCCTGCAAGAACTAAAATATCTCCATCTTCTAATTCATCTAATTTCTTAAACATCTGCTCTAATTCATCATCATGAATAACTGGTCCTAATCCATTGATCTCACTTTCTTCGTTGGATTTTACCTTAACATTGATACGTGTCATTCCTTCACGGACTCTGATAAAATCTGGTTTAAATCCAAGTTCTTTCGCTCCTGATTCAATAACATCTCCTGTAAATCCAGCTATAAATCCAAGTCCTACACTATCTACTCCAAGATTAGCAAGCAGATGAGATACATTAATACCTTTTCCTCCACAGAAAATGTATTCTCTTGTTGTCCTGTTAACCTGTCCTAATGTCAGGTTATCTACTTTAATTACATAATCGATTGCTGGATTAAATGTTACTGTATAAATCATGAAAATACCTCCTCAATGTTTGTGATTCTTTTGAACTCTTTGTTTTCTAAATGATCTGTAATGATCTCTGCCTTCTTTAAATCTGCAAATTTAATAGTTGAGATCACATTGAATTTGCTTGCATCCGAAAGAATATATGTTTTCTGGCACTGTTCCATCGCTTTCTTCTTAACTGCTGCCTCTTTCTGATCTGGCGTTGTAAATCCCTGCTTCAGATCAATCCCATTTGTTCCGAAAAAGCCCTTAGTAAAGTTATATTTATCAAGCTGTTCTAATGCTTCTTCTCCAACCAATGCTTCTGTTACCGCTTTAATCTCGCCTCCGATCAAATGGACCTTAAATCCTGCGTTCATCAGTTTTCTCGCATGTGTGATCCCATTTGTCACATAAATAACGTCATATTCTCTGAGATAATCTAACATCATTTCTGTCGTTGTTCCTGCATCAAGATACACGATATCTTCTTTTTTGATCAAAGATGCTGCATATTTTGCAATCTTTCGCTTCTCTTCCTGGTGTTTCTTTGACTTGGTTATAACTTCTTCTTCTCTTGATAACACAGATTTGATCGCAGTAGCTCCTCCATGAACCTTGATCAAAAGACCTTGTCGGTTTAATTCCGTTAAATCCCTTCGTATCGTGGACTCTGAGGTGTTCAGTTTTTCTGTCAGTTCTACCACGGTGACTGACTGTTTCTCTCTTAAAATCTCTAAAATGCGTTCAAATCGCTCTTGCGCTAACACAATATCACCTCTTTTCGCTTTTATTTAAGTATATCACAATTTCAATCATAGTCAATCATTTTCTTTTATTTTCAATCATGTATATTCTTCATAGTTTGTTCAGGTTTTCAAAATAATTTGAACACATTTGATTTTTATACTAATGAACATAAGGAGGTACTGTAAAATTAAATGCTTCCAAACAGACATTAACCGGTAACATTATTAATAGCTCAAAAAAAGAAATGACAGATTTGGATCTTCTGTCATTTCTTTCTCTATTTTTCTTTCAGCATACTCTTGCTTCCTAGATAAGTTGCGATCATATATCCAATATAAATTACGATCACAAGGATCAATGACTGTACTGCTGCTTGCGTTATATTGATCTGTCCCAATGTTGATATCAGGATTTTTGCTGTTTTAATTCCTACATATGAATGAACCAATGCCAAACTTAATGGCAAACAGAAGTATAAGATGATCTGTGCTTTGATCGCGTGATTGATCATTTTTTGTGAAGTTCCGATTTTACTTAATAATTTGTATTTTTCAATATTATCTGCATTCTCACTCAATTGCTGTAATGCAAGTACCGCTGCACATGTAATTAAAAATACAAGACCGATATATATTGCAATGTATGTAATGATCGTACTTAACCCAGTACTCTGTTCATATACTTCCTCTTTTGAAATTATCGCTGAATATGGTGAATTTGGCATCTTACTATTTATGATCATCTGCTTTAAATATTCCGTATATTTTCTTGATACTTTCTGTGCATTTCCCTTCCAGTTCAGATTTAAATATAATGTAGAATGATCAATCTTTAATGACTGGATAATTTCATCATTTAAAATGACTGTTCCCATATCTGTTTTAGCTGCTGTTACCATATATGTATCTTTTTGTAAGCCATATTTCATTTTATATGTTTTTCCATCCAATGTAAGTTTTTGCTTATCACTAGCTGCCTTTTCCATTATCGGTATCAGATTGCCATAATCACAATTCAATATATATTCATCTGATTTCAAGGTTAATTCTTTTTCTCCGATTGCTTTTCGGATTTTATTATATTCAGATAGTTTTGCAAAAGTTAGTGGAGTTTCATAAATTTTCTTCACATAATCTTTTGTATAATCTGAATACTTTTCTCTTCCCTTTAATAATGGCTCCATTTTATATCTGCATTTGCGAAATGTACCATTCTGATATATTGTGATCGGTAAAATTTCTTTTGCATCTTTTTTGATCGTTAATCCAAGATCATCTAATTTCTTTATAAACTTTTGCTGCTGTTCTTCCTGATATCCTTTTTCCGATAATCCATAAAAAGTACAATCAAACTTTGTCATATCTTCTAAATCTGTTTTCACTGAAGACGCCAATCCACTTCCTGTCGCAAACGCACTGATTGCTAAAAACAGCATCAAACACAGCATTGACATAGAAACAAATGTTGTGGTAATCTTTGAATTGATCTGTCTTAGCACAAACATATTTAATCCATTATAATAAAATTTCTTACTTCTTTTTGCCAATTCTAATAAGAATCCTGATAACGAAAAGAAGAAGAGAAATGTTCCTGCTACACCAAGTAATACGCTGATCTTAAAATCATTGTCCACAGCAAGCATCTGGTTTTTTTGAATTAAATGATATGCTATTCCAAGAATCCCAATAGA
The sequence above is drawn from the Anaerostipes hadrus ATCC 29173 = JCM 17467 genome and encodes:
- a CDS encoding ABC transporter permease, which translates into the protein MYSKIAFSNVKKSIRDYTIYFLTLTFGICLFYMFNSVQAQQAVLKLNASQKSMMHLMSVIINGISVFVAIILGFLIVYANQFLMKRRHKEMGIYLLLGMEKRQVSKILLIETLLIGVLALIAGLVSGVFLSQGLAMLTAKMFAVQMKEFKFVFSQTAFIQTILYFAIIFIIVMIFNGITISKYKLINLLNSAKKNQKTRLKNPILSVILFLISIGILGIAYHLIQKNQMLAVDNDFKISVLLGVAGTFLFFFSLSGFLLELAKRSKKFYYNGLNMFVLRQINSKITTTFVSMSMLCLMLFLAISAFATGSGLASSVKTDLEDMTKFDCTFYGLSEKGYQEEQQQKFIKKLDDLGLTIKKDAKEILPITIYQNGTFRKCRYKMEPLLKGREKYSDYTKDYVKKIYETPLTFAKLSEYNKIRKAIGEKELTLKSDEYILNCDYGNLIPIMEKAASDKQKLTLDGKTYKMKYGLQKDTYMVTAAKTDMGTVILNDEIIQSLKIDHSTLYLNLNWKGNAQKVSRKYTEYLKQMIINSKMPNSPYSAIISKEEVYEQSTGLSTIITYIAIYIGLVFLITCAAVLALQQLSENADNIEKYKLLSKIGTSQKMINHAIKAQIILYFCLPLSLALVHSYVGIKTAKILISTLGQINITQAAVQSLILVIVIYIGYMIATYLGSKSMLKEK